A genomic region of Miscanthus floridulus cultivar M001 chromosome 3, ASM1932011v1, whole genome shotgun sequence contains the following coding sequences:
- the LOC136543558 gene encoding glycine-rich cell wall structural protein 1.8-like, with translation MPTKTIGIVEVLWVPSDSSYSTKEETHHYYLKNLAEPPLYGEGRLGRGQGTAPGLLLLSARMAAEGWCGAGAAWGHGPEGAGVGPATEGQHGVAWGVATRAGMARPGSVGRGGVGGGTWGMGWGGVGRGGRCGGESGGGGAGAGEGRA, from the exons atgccgacgaagacgatcgggatcGTCGAGGTGCTCTGGGTCCCCTCAGATAGCTCCTACTctacaaaagaagaaacacaTCACTATTActtgaaaaatttggcagaacctcccctgtacggggag GGACGGCTGGGTCGGGGGCAGGGCACCGCgcccggcctcctcctcctctctgcaAGGATGGCCGCCGAGGGGTGGTGTGGGGCCGGGGCGGCGTGGGGGCACGGGCCGGAGGGCGCGGGGGTGGGGCCAGCCACCGAGGGGCAGCatggggtggcatggggagtggcgACGCGGGCTGGAATGGCGAGGCCGGGCAGCGTGGGGCGTGGTGGCGTGGGTGGGGGGACATGGGGCATGGGCTGGGGCGGTGTGGGCCGCGGCGGCCGGTGCGGCGGTgagagtggcggcggcggcgctggcgcgggtgAGGGGCGGGCAtga